The following proteins are encoded in a genomic region of Fervidobacterium pennivorans DSM 9078:
- a CDS encoding flagellar protein FliT has translation MENQTERDILTIEKEIDEAIESEDYEKLNTLLDEREKLLPKLTENELREIYQRDQHRMKVLEEKMKEFKETAIKMETGKKMVQSYFQTEDKGQEIDRHG, from the coding sequence ATGGAAAATCAAACAGAACGTGATATATTAACTATCGAAAAGGAAATCGACGAAGCTATAGAAAGTGAGGATTACGAAAAACTGAATACGTTGCTGGATGAGCGTGAAAAGCTACTTCCAAAACTTACAGAAAATGAGCTAAGGGAGATCTATCAACGCGACCAGCACCGTATGAAAGTACTTGAAGAAAAAATGAAGGAATTTAAAGAAACTGCGATAAAAATGGAAACAGGAAAAAAGATGGTCCAGTCTTATTTTCAGACAGAAGACAAGGGCCAAGAAATAGATAGACATGGTTAA
- a CDS encoding sodium:proton antiporter gives MIYYIAFVLIGIGLYGIVSQKNLFKQLVSLTIIDTAVNIFIVALGYLHGAEAPVYSSVTPLANFVDPLPQALVLTAIVISVGTLAVAAMLLVHIHEEYGSVDAEEIRAAKEVIE, from the coding sequence ATGATATACTACATCGCCTTTGTTCTCATCGGTATTGGTTTGTACGGAATAGTCTCCCAGAAAAATTTGTTTAAACAACTTGTCTCGTTGACAATAATAGACACTGCGGTAAATATCTTCATTGTGGCACTTGGGTATTTGCACGGTGCGGAAGCACCTGTTTATTCTTCTGTAACTCCCTTAGCTAATTTTGTTGACCCACTTCCACAAGCGCTTGTTCTTACGGCAATTGTTATAAGTGTTGGAACATTGGCAGTTGCCGCTATGCTATTGGTACACATACACGAAGAGTATGGTTCAGTTGACGCTGAAGAAATTCGTGCAGCAAAGGAAGTGATAGAATGA
- the folK gene encoding 2-amino-4-hydroxy-6-hydroxymethyldihydropteridine diphosphokinase — protein MIVGLGNDIVDISRVDERLEKRILTEEERKNKKGKITKEYIAGRFALKESYFKALYTGISANSFQDISFLNRSDGSVFLMHHKYRPSKNGVYNFVYASLSHDSFAYATVLLEKIEGKVFIGIGTNLGKREENIQKAIEKLSEISKIVSISNVIETEPYGKTDQPAFLNCVVEIDTDLSPNALLEELLRIEKEMGRIRIEKWGPRIIDLDILFYGNLVLENEKLTVPHYDFENRIFFVKPMLEIAPDFVHPISLKTMSEIFDELISKNSDNNTHQLNKW, from the coding sequence TTGATCGTTGGTTTGGGAAACGACATTGTTGATATCTCACGTGTTGATGAAAGACTCGAAAAACGAATTCTAACCGAAGAAGAAAGGAAAAACAAAAAAGGAAAGATAACGAAAGAATACATAGCTGGTAGATTTGCGTTAAAAGAAAGTTACTTCAAGGCTCTCTATACTGGTATATCTGCTAATTCTTTTCAAGACATTTCATTTCTTAACAGAAGCGACGGCAGTGTGTTTTTAATGCATCATAAATACAGACCTTCGAAAAATGGTGTCTACAATTTCGTTTACGCATCACTCTCACACGATTCCTTTGCATATGCCACTGTATTGCTTGAAAAGATAGAAGGAAAGGTATTTATCGGTATAGGGACAAACCTCGGGAAGCGAGAAGAAAACATACAAAAGGCTATTGAAAAACTTAGCGAAATTTCAAAGATAGTGTCAATTTCGAATGTAATAGAAACGGAACCATATGGAAAGACAGACCAGCCAGCATTTCTGAACTGTGTAGTAGAGATAGATACCGACTTATCACCAAATGCACTTTTGGAAGAACTGCTTAGAATAGAAAAGGAAATGGGGAGAATACGCATCGAAAAGTGGGGACCAAGGATTATCGATTTAGACATTCTCTTCTACGGGAACTTAGTTCTCGAAAATGAAAAGTTAACGGTCCCACACTATGATTTTGAAAACAGGATATTTTTTGTAAAGCCGATGCTTGAAATAGCACCCGATTTTGTCCATCCCATTTCTTTGAAAACAATGAGCGAGATATTTGATGAGTTAATAAGCAAAAACTCAGATAATAACACCCACCAATTAAACAAATGGTAA
- the pdxS gene encoding pyridoxal 5'-phosphate synthase lyase subunit PdxS, translating into MEKGTWEIKKGFAEMFKGGVIMDVTTAEQAKIAEEAGAVAVMALERVPADIRKAGGVARMASIAKIKEIMEAVSIPVMAKVRIGHIAEARILEALGVDFIDESEVLTPADDKYHINKHEFKVPFVCGARNLGEALRRIAEGAAMIRTKGEAGTGNVVEAVKHMRTVMAEIRKVQNMPYEEIVTYAKEIGAPVELVQQVKELGRLPVVNFAAGGIATPADAALMMMLGADGVFVGSGIFKSKDPMKMAKAIVMAVTYWNDPEMLLKISEDIGEPMEGLEIETLEVRLQERGW; encoded by the coding sequence ATGGAAAAAGGCACATGGGAAATCAAGAAGGGTTTTGCTGAAATGTTCAAAGGTGGAGTCATAATGGACGTCACAACAGCAGAACAAGCCAAAATTGCAGAAGAAGCAGGTGCTGTTGCCGTTATGGCACTTGAGAGAGTGCCAGCGGATATAAGAAAAGCTGGTGGAGTTGCTAGGATGGCAAGTATTGCAAAAATTAAGGAAATCATGGAAGCTGTTTCCATACCAGTTATGGCAAAAGTCAGAATCGGACACATTGCAGAAGCAAGAATTCTTGAAGCCCTTGGTGTAGATTTTATTGATGAATCGGAAGTACTTACACCAGCTGATGATAAATACCACATCAACAAACACGAATTCAAAGTTCCATTCGTATGTGGTGCAAGAAACCTTGGAGAAGCACTCAGAAGAATCGCAGAAGGCGCTGCAATGATAAGAACAAAAGGTGAGGCAGGAACAGGAAACGTTGTTGAAGCTGTTAAACACATGAGAACTGTCATGGCCGAAATAAGGAAAGTTCAAAACATGCCATATGAAGAAATAGTCACTTACGCAAAAGAAATCGGTGCTCCTGTTGAACTTGTCCAACAAGTAAAAGAACTTGGTAGACTTCCTGTTGTCAACTTCGCAGCAGGTGGTATTGCAACACCAGCAGACGCTGCACTCATGATGATGCTTGGAGCAGATGGTGTTTTCGTAGGAAGCGGTATATTCAAATCAAAAGACCCAATGAAGATGGCAAAAGCTATCGTTATGGCGGTTACATACTGGAACGACCCAGAAATGCTCTTGAAGATTTCCGAAGATATTGGAGAACCGATGGAAGGTCTGGAAATAGAAACACTCGAAGTAAGACTACAAGAGAGAGGTTGGTGA
- a CDS encoding complex I subunit 5 family protein: protein MIALLVAVPLAFGFATVALPKLSRYILPLVTLFNLVLLIGFIHPVQVLEIGKWPAAYGIVLVLDSVNYPFLIFVNLVLFALSISAMFEDKLGVLLLVLTAALNGLLLTGDFFNSFVFLEIIAVVAYVLASQNKNYYAAFKYLIFGSVSGVLYLIGVVSLYVYAGTLNMAYIGFIASPEYVQVAGIMILIALLVELKILPLGLWAPDVYSNGSTVTPVALGSAVTVAIFYLFSRIFFNVLEPVKPLPVYILSLISVLFAQLAAMRQKTLGRALAYASIAGASTVMAALSSGALGVEKIASAAYLYLLNEAISMFILFTIYGYLNHKGFKNDSVAGIAFSLASISLIGFPLTAGFWAKINLLAALFEAGDYILPAVLLAATVIEAGYLIKWNVDLWYIDNDSQDEEREKTYLPFGAQVVVLLFALTLVIIGFMPDLITMHTDKIASHIFDFKTYFDTILKGGM, encoded by the coding sequence ATGATAGCATTGCTCGTTGCTGTTCCTCTTGCATTTGGATTTGCCACTGTTGCACTTCCAAAACTGAGTAGATACATTCTCCCGCTCGTTACACTTTTCAACCTGGTGCTACTGATTGGCTTCATTCACCCAGTACAGGTCTTGGAAATTGGAAAATGGCCAGCGGCTTACGGAATTGTTCTTGTACTTGATAGTGTTAACTATCCGTTCCTTATCTTTGTTAACTTAGTACTGTTTGCACTCTCCATCTCAGCAATGTTTGAAGACAAACTCGGCGTGCTTTTGCTTGTTTTAACAGCTGCGCTGAATGGTTTGCTCTTAACAGGTGATTTCTTCAACTCGTTCGTCTTCCTTGAAATTATAGCAGTAGTCGCTTATGTCTTGGCGTCACAGAACAAAAATTATTATGCTGCCTTTAAATACCTTATCTTTGGTTCTGTTTCCGGTGTACTTTACCTTATAGGCGTTGTTTCACTGTATGTATACGCTGGGACACTCAATATGGCTTATATAGGGTTCATCGCTTCACCAGAATACGTTCAAGTTGCAGGTATAATGATTCTCATAGCCCTCCTTGTTGAGTTAAAAATACTACCACTGGGACTTTGGGCTCCTGATGTTTATTCCAACGGTTCAACAGTTACACCTGTTGCACTTGGCAGTGCGGTAACGGTTGCTATTTTCTATCTATTCTCCAGGATATTCTTCAATGTTTTGGAACCTGTCAAGCCCTTGCCGGTCTATATACTCTCACTGATATCAGTACTATTCGCTCAGCTTGCTGCAATGAGACAAAAAACATTAGGTAGAGCCCTTGCATATGCATCAATCGCAGGAGCAAGCACGGTTATGGCAGCGCTTTCTTCCGGTGCACTTGGAGTTGAAAAAATCGCATCCGCTGCTTATCTGTACCTTTTAAACGAAGCAATCTCTATGTTCATCCTTTTCACAATTTATGGTTACCTCAACCACAAAGGTTTCAAAAATGATTCAGTTGCAGGTATCGCATTCTCTCTCGCCTCAATATCACTTATCGGATTCCCGCTAACTGCCGGTTTTTGGGCTAAGATTAACTTACTCGCCGCACTCTTTGAGGCAGGGGATTACATACTCCCGGCTGTACTACTCGCTGCAACAGTTATTGAAGCAGGATATTTGATTAAATGGAATGTAGACCTTTGGTATATCGACAACGATAGTCAAGATGAAGAGCGAGAAAAAACATACCTTCCATTTGGTGCGCAGGTTGTCGTTTTACTATTCGCTCTTACACTTGTTATTATAGGTTTCATGCCGGATCTAATTACCATGCACACAGATAAAATAGCATCCCACATCTTTGATTTCAAAACATACTTTGACACGATACTGAAAGGGGGTATGTGA
- the pdxT gene encoding pyridoxal 5'-phosphate synthase glutaminase subunit PdxT codes for MVIGVSGIQGDFREHKWMIEKLGIETYVVRTPEDLEKVDGLIIPGGESTTMIRIMKRIGLFDALKEKIFNGFPVYGTCAGLIVLAKEIENYPQESLGVIDIKVRRNAYGRQVDSFEEYVEIKGFDRPFKAIFIRAPRVEAWGEGVETLAFLDNHPIMLRQNNVLVTSFHPELTDDTRIHEYFVEMVKQYSKK; via the coding sequence ATGGTAATCGGTGTTTCTGGCATACAAGGTGATTTCAGAGAACACAAATGGATGATAGAAAAACTCGGAATAGAGACCTACGTAGTGAGAACACCGGAAGACCTGGAGAAGGTTGATGGTTTAATTATTCCCGGTGGCGAATCAACAACAATGATTCGAATAATGAAACGTATCGGATTATTTGACGCGCTAAAAGAGAAGATATTTAACGGATTTCCAGTTTACGGAACCTGCGCAGGACTTATCGTTCTTGCAAAAGAAATTGAAAACTACCCGCAAGAGTCGTTGGGGGTTATAGACATAAAGGTGCGCAGAAACGCATACGGAAGACAAGTTGACAGTTTTGAAGAATACGTTGAAATCAAGGGATTTGACAGACCATTTAAAGCCATCTTCATCCGTGCACCACGTGTTGAAGCCTGGGGTGAAGGGGTAGAAACTCTTGCATTCCTTGATAACCATCCTATCATGCTAAGACAGAACAACGTGCTCGTTACATCTTTCCATCCGGAATTGACAGATGACACAAGGATACATGAATATTTCGTTGAAATGGTAAAGCAATACAGTAAGAAATAA
- a CDS encoding Na+/H+ antiporter subunit E: protein MSFSVFIVTFFTWLILTWTIDPQEVIVGLIVSFAVSLVFKKYYSIKFNRKFIPGLFKFLFVYVPVFIWEMLKANLDVASRVVEPKVKVKPGFVRIKTGLKGDVAKLTLANSITLTPGTITVDIKDDELYIHWIDVKGTDEESKKELYGKFERILKGVYE, encoded by the coding sequence GTGAGTTTTTCGGTTTTTATTGTGACATTTTTCACTTGGTTAATTCTAACTTGGACGATTGACCCTCAGGAAGTTATTGTGGGTCTCATCGTCTCGTTTGCTGTCTCCTTGGTATTCAAAAAGTATTACAGTATCAAGTTCAACAGGAAGTTTATCCCTGGGTTGTTCAAATTTCTTTTCGTGTATGTTCCGGTCTTTATCTGGGAGATGCTGAAAGCAAACCTCGATGTGGCTTCGAGAGTTGTTGAACCAAAAGTGAAGGTAAAACCTGGCTTTGTTCGGATTAAGACAGGTTTAAAGGGCGACGTTGCAAAGCTGACGCTTGCGAATTCCATAACGCTCACTCCTGGAACGATTACTGTTGACATCAAAGATGACGAACTCTACATTCATTGGATTGATGTTAAAGGGACCGATGAAGAGTCCAAGAAAGAGCTCTATGGAAAGTTTGAACGTATACTGAAGGGGGTGTACGAATGA
- the mnhG gene encoding monovalent cation/H(+) antiporter subunit G: MIQLIQQMVGYTLTGLGALFYFYAGLGLLRMPDFYTRLQSSTKATTLGTFSTILGIGILNPSFLGKSLLLIVFVALTNPVASSVMIRAAYKNKVPVCKETTVDEIVPVLTNQESQRNGGENHE; this comes from the coding sequence ATGATACAGTTAATACAGCAGATGGTAGGCTACACATTAACAGGACTCGGTGCACTTTTCTATTTTTACGCAGGGCTTGGTCTTTTGAGAATGCCTGATTTTTATACTAGATTACAATCATCAACAAAAGCAACAACACTTGGTACATTTTCTACGATACTCGGAATTGGAATACTGAACCCATCTTTCCTTGGTAAATCCCTTTTGCTGATTGTTTTCGTTGCACTCACAAATCCGGTAGCATCTTCTGTCATGATTAGAGCTGCATACAAAAACAAAGTACCTGTCTGTAAAGAAACAACTGTTGACGAAATTGTCCCTGTACTTACAAATCAAGAAAGTCAAAGAAACGGTGGTGAAAATCATGAGTAA
- the mbhE gene encoding hydrogen gas-evolving membrane-bound hydrogenase subunit E, translating into MRRIWAILISVVFLHFFIGTYFPTLPEFGNIDMYRRVSFDYISKSTTTSYQPVEYKKSKGLEDGSANVVTSIVVNYRSFDTLGEVTVLFAAALGVGILANIKKRRIEFEEHKVLSVATGMIFPLILVFGTYVFVHGHLTPGGGFPGGTVIALGFLLLMLAKNEFKVTDAAKHTEQVAGSGYVLVGLIGMAVVGVFLANFLPTGTIGNLFSAGVVPIVYTLIGFKVGAELSSLVSDMREGDKV; encoded by the coding sequence ATGAGAAGGATTTGGGCAATCCTTATTAGTGTTGTGTTTCTTCACTTCTTTATAGGGACTTACTTTCCAACGCTACCGGAATTTGGAAACATCGACATGTACAGAAGGGTATCATTCGACTACATCAGCAAATCAACGACAACGAGTTACCAACCTGTTGAGTATAAAAAGTCCAAAGGGTTAGAGGACGGTAGCGCAAATGTTGTTACATCAATCGTTGTGAATTACCGTTCATTCGACACACTTGGAGAAGTTACCGTCCTCTTTGCAGCTGCACTTGGAGTAGGAATTCTCGCAAATATCAAAAAGCGAAGAATTGAATTCGAAGAACACAAGGTATTATCCGTCGCGACGGGTATGATTTTCCCACTAATACTGGTCTTTGGTACCTATGTATTCGTCCACGGTCACCTCACTCCCGGTGGTGGATTCCCTGGAGGTACTGTTATCGCCTTAGGTTTCTTGTTATTAATGCTTGCTAAAAACGAATTTAAAGTCACAGATGCTGCAAAACACACAGAACAAGTCGCTGGTTCTGGCTATGTGCTCGTTGGACTTATTGGTATGGCAGTTGTTGGTGTTTTCCTCGCAAACTTCCTCCCAACAGGGACTATCGGAAATCTCTTTAGCGCAGGTGTGGTACCTATCGTCTACACGCTTATTGGTTTCAAGGTTGGAGCTGAATTGTCTAGTCTTGTATCCGACATGAGGGAGGGGGATAAAGTATGA
- a CDS encoding cation:proton antiporter produces the protein MSGSLLIDLIVFGLTGFGVFFSLLRFLIGPTSFDRLMAIDTMNVMIIGLISLLAYTFKNNMYMDIAILYGLLGFIETIVFARYLENQAKTFNEGAEAKSVDGDAK, from the coding sequence ATGAGTGGAAGCCTCTTAATCGACCTTATCGTCTTCGGCCTTACGGGATTTGGAGTTTTCTTCTCACTCTTGCGGTTTCTTATTGGACCAACAAGTTTCGATAGACTTATGGCAATTGACACGATGAATGTAATGATAATCGGGCTTATTTCACTTTTGGCATATACGTTTAAAAACAACATGTACATGGATATCGCAATACTCTATGGATTGCTTGGATTCATAGAAACCATAGTCTTCGCAAGGTATTTGGAGAATCAAGCCAAAACATTCAACGAGGGTGCTGAAGCAAAATCAGTGGACGGTGATGCAAAATGA
- a CDS encoding acyl-CoA mutase large subunit family protein, with protein MDEKYQKAKAKYEEVVAKSIAKVPERKSPFMSTSGYEIKRVYTPEDIQDLDYVEDLGFPGDYPYTRGVQPTMYRARFWTMRQYAGFGTAEESNKRYKYLLQQGQTGLSVAFDLPTQIGYDSDDPMAEGEVGRVGVAIDSLEDMEILFDGIPLDQVSTSMTINSTAMILLAMYIAVAEKQGVSQDKLSGTIQNDILKEYIARGTYIYPPEPSMRLITDIFEYCSKYMPKWNPISISGYHIREAGSTAVQEVAFTLADGIAYVEAAMKKGLDPNVFGKRLSFFFAAHNNFLEEIAKFRAARRLWAKIMKNRFGVTDPDAMKLRFHTQTGGSTLTAQQPLNNIIRVTIQALAAVLGGTQSLHTNSYDEALGLPTEESARIALRTQQIIAYESGVADTIDPFGGSYVVEAMTNEIEKRAMEYIEKIDQMGGMIKAIESGYVQKEIHESAYKHQLAVEKGEEIIVGVNKFQIEEDLKQTQILKVDPELEKKQKERLKKLKERRDNEKVKKLLNKIKEVATTDENLFPYVLEAVKAYATVGEISNALREVFGEYTETVII; from the coding sequence ATGGACGAAAAATACCAAAAAGCGAAAGCAAAATATGAAGAGGTTGTTGCAAAGTCGATAGCAAAAGTCCCTGAAAGAAAATCTCCGTTCATGTCCACATCAGGCTACGAAATCAAACGGGTTTACACACCCGAAGATATTCAGGACCTGGATTACGTGGAAGATCTCGGATTCCCCGGAGATTATCCATATACACGTGGCGTCCAACCTACAATGTATCGTGCAAGGTTCTGGACAATGCGCCAATACGCAGGTTTTGGAACCGCAGAAGAATCAAACAAAAGATATAAATACCTTTTACAACAAGGGCAAACCGGACTTTCAGTTGCTTTCGACCTTCCAACACAAATAGGATATGACTCAGACGACCCAATGGCAGAAGGAGAAGTCGGAAGGGTTGGAGTCGCGATAGATTCGCTTGAAGATATGGAAATACTCTTTGACGGCATACCACTTGACCAAGTCAGTACATCGATGACCATCAACAGCACGGCCATGATTCTGCTTGCAATGTACATCGCAGTAGCTGAAAAGCAAGGGGTATCACAAGACAAACTCAGTGGAACAATTCAAAATGATATCCTAAAAGAATACATTGCACGTGGAACGTACATATATCCACCCGAACCTTCTATGAGATTAATCACAGACATTTTTGAATACTGCTCAAAGTATATGCCAAAATGGAATCCTATAAGCATAAGTGGTTACCATATTAGAGAAGCAGGTTCCACGGCAGTTCAAGAAGTTGCGTTCACCCTCGCTGATGGTATCGCGTACGTTGAGGCCGCGATGAAAAAAGGACTTGATCCAAACGTGTTTGGCAAGAGGCTCTCGTTCTTCTTCGCAGCCCACAATAACTTCTTGGAAGAAATTGCAAAATTCCGCGCAGCAAGACGATTATGGGCAAAGATAATGAAGAACAGATTCGGTGTCACAGATCCGGACGCTATGAAACTCCGATTCCATACACAAACCGGTGGTTCCACACTAACTGCCCAACAACCACTCAATAACATCATTCGTGTAACGATTCAAGCGCTTGCGGCTGTGCTCGGTGGAACGCAATCACTGCACACCAACAGCTACGACGAAGCGCTTGGTCTACCTACGGAAGAATCCGCAAGAATCGCACTGAGGACTCAACAAATAATCGCTTATGAATCCGGTGTCGCCGACACAATAGACCCGTTTGGTGGTTCCTATGTAGTGGAAGCAATGACAAACGAAATCGAAAAACGTGCAATGGAATACATAGAAAAGATAGACCAAATGGGTGGTATGATAAAGGCGATAGAATCTGGATACGTGCAAAAAGAAATCCATGAAAGTGCATACAAACACCAGCTTGCTGTTGAAAAGGGTGAGGAAATAATCGTTGGAGTCAACAAGTTCCAGATAGAAGAAGACCTTAAACAAACACAAATTCTTAAAGTAGACCCAGAGCTTGAAAAGAAACAAAAAGAAAGATTAAAGAAACTCAAAGAACGTAGAGACAACGAAAAAGTGAAAAAGTTACTCAACAAAATCAAAGAAGTTGCAACAACTGATGAGAACCTCTTCCCATACGTGCTTGAAGCAGTCAAAGCTTACGCAACAGTTGGAGAAATTAGTAACGCGTTGAGAGAAGTATTTGGAGAGTACACAGAAACAGTGATAATCTAG
- a CDS encoding hydrogenase subunit MbhD domain-containing protein, translating into MSKLVEFFMNLELIDWIFYLVGGLMVVFSIFAVEAKRIFDSVLALSAVSLLSVLLFIVLKAPDVAITEAAVGSGLASAVMIFALFRMKAGEKK; encoded by the coding sequence ATGAGTAAACTCGTAGAATTCTTTATGAATCTTGAACTTATCGACTGGATATTTTACCTAGTAGGAGGGCTCATGGTTGTTTTCTCAATATTTGCAGTTGAAGCAAAGAGAATCTTTGATTCGGTTCTTGCTCTTTCTGCTGTGAGTTTACTTTCGGTGTTGCTTTTCATTGTTCTCAAAGCTCCGGATGTTGCTATTACTGAAGCTGCCGTTGGTTCAGGTCTTGCAAGTGCTGTCATGATTTTCGCCCTCTTCAGAATGAAGGCAGGTGAAAAGAAATGA
- a CDS encoding proton-conducting transporter membrane subunit: MQNLIIYLAVGTLIGYFLSKINKHLGPIVLFALSIYGLYVLWGMPTGVTESLFGFEDVLKFTALSKYLSIVTLIVFACYGFFNIAWISKAKRPAAFNALSILTLLGTLGVFFSAHLIVLYIFWEIAVLASLFIVPMGKEESKKATIWYVVISSIGTYLFLYGVFMLHEQYGTFDIFEIGQHIQNASVGFRWAVVILLLAAGIAKSGIFPLHVWLRNVHGNAPDTFSAVLSGQLVKMGSYLLAMILSVFPIANMFAEFYNGVNILSYILIWLGNISILVGTLMAIKQNDMKMLIAYSTVANSGYILIGLATLHQVGYAGGLFHIINHALAATMIFLSFAAVAYRTGTTKIDEMGGLIHRMPVTFVTYLVGIISLAGIPPTSGFISKWMVFQSLVSKGMFVTEMFVFVGSIGSFLYVFRPLAGVFLGQLKSKHKDVKEVPIIMQIPMIILVALTVLWGVFPQQVLEWITNVQKEFGMKPFEFEGTVLKTSMGYWDTWTVFLMFAVGFIIAAIIYILMPKGKKIPLEDQYTSGEFLHNYDLYHYATKFYAFLEREYEGHPSFEDWYLSIVNALKAFGKFVDYLARRTASAYIFWTAIVLALILWVRW, encoded by the coding sequence ATGCAAAATCTGATAATATACCTTGCAGTAGGAACACTTATTGGATACTTTCTCTCAAAGATAAATAAACACCTTGGACCTATCGTACTCTTTGCGTTATCTATTTACGGACTTTACGTTCTTTGGGGCATGCCGACAGGTGTGACAGAGTCACTGTTCGGTTTCGAAGATGTCCTCAAATTCACAGCTTTATCTAAATACCTTTCAATTGTCACCCTGATAGTCTTTGCATGCTACGGCTTTTTCAACATCGCATGGATTTCAAAGGCAAAACGACCAGCAGCGTTCAATGCGCTTTCTATACTAACGTTGCTTGGTACACTTGGCGTGTTCTTCTCTGCTCATTTAATAGTGCTTTACATATTCTGGGAAATTGCTGTTCTTGCATCACTCTTTATAGTTCCTATGGGTAAAGAAGAGTCAAAAAAAGCAACAATTTGGTACGTAGTCATAAGCTCAATAGGTACTTATTTGTTCCTATACGGTGTCTTCATGCTTCATGAACAGTATGGAACATTTGATATATTCGAAATCGGTCAGCACATTCAAAACGCTTCGGTTGGATTCAGATGGGCTGTTGTTATACTGTTGCTTGCGGCTGGTATAGCGAAAAGCGGTATATTTCCACTTCATGTTTGGCTCAGAAACGTCCATGGCAACGCACCAGACACGTTCAGCGCAGTCTTGTCTGGTCAACTTGTAAAGATGGGGTCTTACTTGCTCGCAATGATTCTGAGCGTCTTTCCAATCGCGAATATGTTCGCAGAATTTTACAATGGAGTGAACATTCTTTCTTACATTCTGATATGGCTTGGTAATATCTCCATCCTTGTGGGAACGTTGATGGCAATAAAGCAAAATGATATGAAAATGTTGATAGCTTACTCTACCGTTGCTAACAGTGGCTATATACTTATAGGTTTGGCAACACTTCACCAGGTTGGTTACGCAGGTGGTTTGTTCCATATAATCAATCACGCGCTTGCCGCAACGATGATATTCCTTTCATTCGCGGCGGTCGCCTACCGAACGGGAACGACCAAGATTGACGAAATGGGTGGATTAATCCATAGAATGCCTGTAACATTTGTCACATACCTTGTTGGTATTATCTCGTTGGCCGGAATTCCACCGACAAGTGGATTTATCTCAAAGTGGATGGTTTTCCAGTCACTTGTGTCAAAGGGAATGTTCGTTACAGAAATGTTTGTATTCGTAGGAAGTATCGGTTCATTCCTATACGTTTTCAGACCCCTTGCTGGTGTATTCCTTGGTCAACTAAAGAGTAAACACAAAGACGTTAAGGAAGTTCCTATAATTATGCAAATTCCAATGATAATCCTTGTTGCATTAACAGTTCTTTGGGGTGTGTTTCCACAGCAAGTACTTGAATGGATTACCAATGTTCAAAAAGAATTTGGCATGAAACCATTTGAATTCGAAGGCACTGTGTTAAAAACAAGCATGGGCTATTGGGACACATGGACAGTCTTTCTCATGTTCGCAGTTGGTTTCATAATTGCAGCGATTATTTACATACTCATGCCAAAAGGAAAGAAGATACCTTTGGAAGACCAGTACACATCTGGTGAATTCCTCCACAACTATGATTTGTACCATTATGCCACTAAGTTCTATGCTTTCCTTGAAAGAGAATATGAAGGTCATCCATCGTTCGAAGACTGGTACTTATCGATTGTGAACGCTCTGAAAGCGTTCGGAAAATTTGTTGACTATTTAGCTCGCAGGACAGCTTCGGCTTACATCTTCTGGACAGCAATTGTTCTTGCGTTAATCTTGTGGGTGAGGTGGTAA